In Deinococcus psychrotolerans, a genomic segment contains:
- a CDS encoding YbjN domain-containing protein, with translation MTHTLKRAVVVSALFGLSLGLPLASAQTVIKIATPETLMPILKTAGYTATVDRTGKSPFLKVENKTDGNDFYIDFLNCNTSSCDGAFANVFYTATDFKTKPDLKVINAWNKEYFSQAYMDDKGNPHLISTYTFVGGFTSANFLDWVQTFYDEINQYNDILDGKGK, from the coding sequence ATGACCCACACCCTCAAAAGAGCAGTGGTTGTATCGGCGCTTTTCGGCCTCAGCTTGGGTTTGCCGCTTGCCAGCGCCCAGACCGTCATCAAGATCGCCACGCCGGAAACCTTGATGCCGATCCTCAAAACCGCAGGCTACACCGCCACCGTCGACCGCACTGGCAAGTCTCCTTTTCTTAAAGTCGAGAACAAAACCGACGGCAACGATTTTTACATCGATTTTTTGAATTGCAACACCAGCAGTTGTGACGGCGCGTTCGCCAACGTCTTTTATACCGCCACCGACTTCAAAACCAAGCCCGATCTCAAAGTGATCAACGCCTGGAACAAAGAGTATTTCAGCCAGGCCTATATGGACGATAAAGGCAACCCGCACCTGATCAGCACTTACACTTTCGTGGGCGGCTTTACCAGTGCCAACTTCCTAGATTGGGTTCAGACATTTTACGATGAGATCAATCAGTATAACGATATACTGGACGGCAAAGGCAAGTAA
- a CDS encoding M20/M25/M40 family metallo-hydrolase, producing the protein MTAFTPKTSPLNTEFLLNLLREAGPSGYEARPARVWLKEAAQFARTRSDSYGNAYAEVGPEDGQPIILLGHLDEIGLMVSHIDDQGFLAFLNLGGWDPQVLVGQRIRLLAPGQDILGVIGKKAIHVMEQEERTKASKLEELWIDTGLSAEEVGQRIPVGTVGVIEQPPLLLGDKLVSKSLDNRVGAFVVLEALRQLAQQGVKRRVVAVGTAQEEIGLFGASVSSHALDPLAGIAVDVTHETKQPGVNEKKYGKSPFGSGANLSVGPMFNPKLTDAIQEVGRAKAIPFSVSATPRHSSTDGDALALTRGGVPTGVVSIPNRYMHSPSEMVQLSDVQACIDIIAAWVMSLPEGEVDFSRH; encoded by the coding sequence ATGACTGCTTTTACTCCGAAGACCAGCCCGCTCAACACCGAATTTTTGCTCAATCTTTTGCGTGAAGCCGGCCCCAGCGGTTACGAGGCCCGCCCCGCCCGCGTGTGGCTCAAGGAAGCCGCGCAGTTTGCCCGCACCCGCAGCGATTCTTACGGCAACGCCTACGCCGAAGTCGGCCCTGAGGACGGCCAGCCGATTATCTTGCTGGGCCACCTCGACGAAATCGGTTTGATGGTTTCGCACATCGACGATCAGGGCTTTTTGGCGTTTCTCAACCTCGGCGGCTGGGATCCGCAGGTGCTGGTCGGGCAGCGCATCCGGCTGCTGGCTCCGGGCCAGGACATTCTGGGCGTCATCGGCAAGAAAGCCATTCACGTGATGGAGCAAGAAGAGCGCACCAAAGCCAGCAAGCTCGAAGAGCTGTGGATCGACACCGGCCTGAGCGCCGAGGAAGTGGGTCAGCGCATTCCGGTGGGCACGGTGGGCGTCATCGAGCAGCCGCCGCTGCTGCTGGGCGACAAGCTGGTCAGCAAGTCGCTCGACAACCGCGTGGGCGCGTTCGTGGTTTTGGAAGCCCTGCGCCAGCTCGCGCAGCAAGGCGTCAAGCGCCGGGTGGTGGCGGTCGGCACAGCTCAAGAAGAAATCGGCTTGTTCGGGGCCAGCGTCAGCAGCCACGCCCTCGATCCCTTGGCGGGCATCGCGGTGGACGTGACCCACGAAACCAAGCAGCCGGGCGTCAATGAAAAGAAATACGGCAAGTCGCCGTTCGGCTCTGGCGCGAACCTGAGTGTCGGGCCGATGTTCAATCCCAAGCTCACCGACGCCATACAGGAAGTCGGCCGGGCCAAAGCTATTCCGTTCAGCGTATCGGCCACCCCGCGCCACTCGTCCACCGATGGCGACGCGCTGGCCCTGACGCGCGGCGGCGTGCCGACCGGCGTGGTCAGCATTCCCAACCGCTATATGCACAGCCCCTCGGAGATGGTGCAGCTCAGCGACGTGCAGGCCTGCATCGACATCATCGCGGCCTGGGTCATGAGCTTGCCGGAAGGCGAAGTGGACTTTTCGCGCCACTGA
- a CDS encoding alpha/beta hydrolase family protein, producing MDFPQTKRRVSGLTLVLLLGMTAPALAGGAGPRSSERDLTLQFGPVSAQATLSLPAGAAKAPLVLLIAGTGPEDQNGSYSVSAGQVVQGSLGALAQHLSQAGFAVMRFDKRYAAGTFQPQTAQAAFTEYGKLGMTDLLADARTALNAAKQQPRVDASKVFIYGWSEGSVIASSLALETNASGLIVQGPVVDSFADSFANQFERVGLAYLQPYSKDGKIDLKGVLAALYGNGSGLAKTEASLLFSLESTPQKPMLSTLLDTNKDGLIDLKAEALPQIRQFYQQFTPQSPMYAPATTLPTLGELASRLKLPVLIMQGENDGNIDPAAAQRLDDALGAAGNADHTFKLYAGLGHSLGLSPAITQDTFAPMQSGPMNDMAAWLTQRSR from the coding sequence ATGGACTTCCCCCAAACCAAACGGCGCGTTTCTGGCTTGACCCTCGTTTTGCTGCTGGGCATGACCGCTCCGGCTTTGGCCGGCGGCGCAGGCCCGCGCAGTTCAGAGCGCGACCTGACCTTGCAATTTGGGCCAGTCAGTGCTCAGGCCACCCTGAGCCTCCCAGCGGGCGCGGCCAAAGCGCCGCTGGTGCTGCTGATTGCAGGCACTGGGCCGGAAGACCAGAACGGCAGCTACAGCGTATCGGCGGGACAAGTCGTTCAAGGTTCGCTGGGCGCACTCGCTCAACACCTCAGCCAAGCGGGCTTCGCGGTCATGCGCTTTGACAAACGCTACGCGGCAGGCACTTTTCAGCCCCAAACCGCCCAAGCCGCTTTTACCGAGTACGGCAAACTGGGCATGACCGATCTGCTCGCTGACGCCCGCACTGCCCTGAATGCCGCCAAACAGCAGCCGAGGGTGGACGCTTCCAAAGTCTTCATTTACGGCTGGAGCGAAGGCAGCGTCATCGCGTCCAGCTTGGCACTGGAAACCAACGCCAGCGGCCTGATCGTGCAGGGGCCGGTGGTGGACTCGTTTGCCGATTCGTTTGCCAACCAGTTTGAACGGGTCGGCTTGGCCTATTTGCAGCCCTACAGCAAAGACGGCAAAATAGACCTCAAAGGCGTGCTGGCTGCGCTCTACGGAAACGGCAGCGGCCTGGCCAAGACTGAAGCCAGCTTGCTGTTCTCGCTGGAGAGCACACCACAAAAACCCATGCTGAGCACCCTGCTCGACACCAACAAAGACGGGTTGATCGATTTGAAGGCCGAAGCTTTGCCGCAAATTCGCCAGTTTTACCAGCAGTTCACGCCGCAGTCGCCCATGTACGCCCCCGCCACCACCCTGCCGACCTTGGGCGAATTGGCTTCCCGTCTCAAGTTGCCGGTGCTGATTATGCAAGGTGAGAACGACGGCAACATTGACCCCGCTGCTGCCCAGCGTCTCGACGACGCGCTGGGCGCAGCAGGCAACGCGGATCACACCTTCAAACTCTACGCGGGCTTGGGGCACTCGCTGGGCCTCTCGCCCGCCATTACCCAAGACACCTTCGCGCCGATGCAAAGCGGGCCGATGAACGACATGGCCGCGTGGCTGACCCAGCGCAGCCGGTAG
- the apaG gene encoding Co2+/Mg2+ efflux protein ApaG, with translation MSEFAERPLHVAAPEVRVSVTVQHLAAHSRAGRQVFSYLIRIENHAADSWQIMARHWQITDGSGRETRVEGEGVIGQQPIIAPGGVFVYDSFVTLEDVPGSMSGYYELRDAWGQTGRAPIPAFALAVPTDNSLRELN, from the coding sequence ATGTCCGAATTTGCCGAACGTCCTCTTCACGTGGCTGCGCCTGAGGTGCGAGTCAGCGTCACGGTGCAGCACCTCGCGGCCCACTCGCGGGCAGGTCGGCAGGTGTTCAGCTACCTGATCCGCATCGAAAACCACGCCGCCGATTCTTGGCAAATCATGGCCCGCCACTGGCAGATCACCGACGGCAGCGGGCGAGAAACGCGGGTGGAAGGTGAAGGCGTCATTGGTCAGCAGCCGATCATCGCCCCCGGCGGCGTGTTCGTCTACGACAGCTTCGTGACACTCGAAGACGTGCCTGGCAGCATGTCGGGGTATTACGAGCTGCGGGACGCGTGGGGCCAAACAGGAAGGGCACCGATTCCCGCTTTCGCGTTGGCGGTGCCCACCGATAACTCTTTGCGTGAACTCAACTGA
- the rlmN gene encoding 23S rRNA (adenine(2503)-C(2))-methyltransferase RlmN has protein sequence MPLLLDLQPDAYPLLGYRRKQLLEWVFVHGAPSFDDMTNLPLPLRAELTEQYALNPFSRTETVESSDGSVKYLFTLFDGRQMEAVYMPYLDRKTICVSTMVGCPAKCAFCATGSMGFGRNLTPGEVVGQILAVSWHQGFSPREMRNLVFMGMGEPLLNYDHTIAAAKLLLHPQALGMSKRRVTLSTVGLAKGIRKLAAEDELGIKLAISLHAPDEETRQQIIPTGQANSISEIMAAARDYQAVTGRRVTFEYAMLSGVNDSLWQADMLADLLQGLVSHVNLIPMNPWEGSGFVETPEHELQAFYDRLENRGVPVSVRRSRGRDAGAACGQLALKQPGAVAGA, from the coding sequence TTGCCGCTTCTCCTTGACCTCCAGCCCGACGCTTATCCGCTCTTGGGCTACCGCCGCAAACAACTGCTGGAATGGGTGTTTGTCCACGGCGCACCCAGCTTTGATGACATGACCAATCTGCCCTTGCCGCTGCGGGCCGAACTCACGGAGCAGTACGCCCTCAATCCGTTTAGCCGAACCGAAACGGTGGAAAGCAGCGACGGCAGCGTCAAATACCTGTTCACTTTGTTTGACGGGCGGCAAATGGAAGCGGTGTATATGCCTTACCTCGACCGCAAAACCATCTGCGTGTCGACCATGGTGGGCTGCCCGGCCAAGTGCGCTTTTTGCGCCACCGGCTCGATGGGCTTTGGCCGCAACCTGACGCCCGGCGAAGTGGTGGGGCAGATTTTGGCGGTGAGTTGGCATCAGGGTTTCTCGCCGCGTGAGATGCGCAATCTGGTGTTCATGGGCATGGGCGAGCCGCTGCTCAACTACGACCACACCATCGCCGCCGCCAAGCTGCTGCTGCACCCGCAGGCGCTCGGCATGAGCAAGCGCCGCGTGACGCTCAGCACGGTGGGACTGGCCAAAGGCATTCGCAAGCTGGCCGCCGAAGACGAACTCGGCATCAAGCTGGCCATCAGTCTGCACGCCCCCGACGAAGAAACCCGCCAGCAGATCATTCCGACGGGTCAGGCCAATTCGATCAGCGAGATCATGGCGGCGGCCCGCGATTACCAAGCCGTGACCGGGCGGCGTGTCACTTTCGAATACGCCATGCTCAGCGGCGTCAACGACTCGCTGTGGCAAGCCGACATGCTGGCCGATCTGCTGCAAGGCCTGGTCAGTCACGTCAACTTGATTCCGATGAATCCTTGGGAAGGCAGCGGCTTTGTGGAAACGCCCGAACACGAACTCCAAGCCTTTTATGACCGCTTAGAAAACCGGGGCGTGCCGGTCAGCGTGCGGCGCTCACGCGGCAGAGATGCGGGCGCGGCCTGCGGTCAACTGGCCCTCAAGCAGCCGGGCGCGGTGGCGGGGGCGTAG